Proteins from a genomic interval of Stenotrophomonas maltophilia:
- a CDS encoding ABC transporter ATP-binding protein: protein MPVEAQPVAAVVDTTGAPGYLSIRDLRKEFDGFVAVDDVNLDVRKGEIFALLGGSGSGKSTLLRCLGGFETPTKGSITLDGQRLDALPPYQRPVNMMFQSYALFPHMTVEQNIAFGLKQDGLGKDAISKRVGEMLDLVQMGHLGKRKPHQLSGGQQQRVALARSLAKGPKLLLLDEPMGALDKKLRSQMQLELVSIIESSGVTCVMVTHDQEEAMTMATRIAVMDAGWIQQVGKPDEVYEQPANRFVAEFIGSVNLFDGVIDEDLPEYVTVRSPLFPAPIYIAHGITGYEGQPVAFALRPEKVMIGKDEPEGHTNKAQGVIEDIAYFGSHSVYHVRLPSGAKVLANFANSQRWASDGLTWGDEVWVHWRDNDGVVLTS from the coding sequence ATGCCCGTTGAAGCCCAGCCGGTAGCCGCCGTCGTCGACACGACCGGTGCGCCCGGCTATCTCTCCATTCGTGATTTGCGCAAGGAATTCGACGGTTTTGTCGCCGTCGACGACGTCAATCTGGACGTGCGCAAGGGCGAGATCTTTGCCCTGCTCGGTGGCTCCGGCAGCGGCAAATCGACCCTGCTGCGCTGCCTCGGCGGCTTCGAGACACCCACCAAGGGCAGCATCACCCTTGATGGCCAGCGCCTGGACGCGCTGCCGCCGTACCAGCGGCCGGTCAACATGATGTTCCAGTCCTATGCCCTGTTCCCGCACATGACGGTCGAGCAGAACATCGCCTTCGGCCTGAAACAGGACGGCCTGGGCAAGGACGCGATCAGCAAGCGTGTCGGCGAGATGCTGGACCTGGTGCAGATGGGCCACCTGGGCAAGCGCAAGCCGCACCAGCTGTCCGGCGGCCAGCAGCAGCGCGTGGCGCTGGCGCGGTCGCTGGCCAAGGGGCCGAAGCTGCTGCTGCTGGACGAGCCGATGGGCGCGCTGGACAAGAAGCTGCGCTCGCAGATGCAGCTGGAACTGGTCAGCATCATCGAATCGTCGGGCGTGACCTGCGTGATGGTCACCCACGACCAGGAAGAAGCGATGACCATGGCCACCCGCATCGCGGTGATGGATGCCGGCTGGATCCAGCAGGTCGGCAAGCCCGACGAGGTCTACGAGCAGCCGGCCAACCGCTTCGTCGCCGAGTTCATCGGTTCGGTCAACCTGTTCGACGGTGTGATCGACGAGGACCTGCCCGAGTACGTCACCGTGCGCTCGCCGCTGTTCCCGGCGCCGATCTACATCGCCCATGGCATCACCGGCTATGAAGGTCAGCCGGTCGCGTTCGCGCTGCGCCCGGAGAAGGTGATGATCGGCAAGGACGAGCCGGAAGGGCACACCAACAAAGCGCAGGGCGTGATCGAGGACATCGCCTACTTCGGCAGCCATTCGGTCTACCACGTGCGCCTGCCCAGCGGCGCCAAGGTGCTGGCCAACTTCGCCAATTCGCAGCGTTGGGCCAGCGATGGCCTCACCTGGGGCGATGAGGTGTGGGTGCACTGGCGCGACAACGACGGCGTGGTGCTGACCTCATGA
- a CDS encoding HlyC/CorC family transporter yields MSEDDSSSSPAEHSEKKRGWLERLTSAFSGEPHTRDELVAVLHTAQEEGLIAADTLKMMEGAISVAELTVGDVMISRSQMVSLPVEAPFLELMKQVVESGHSRFPVHGENKDDILGILLAKDLLRGVVADNGPANVRELLRPAVLIPEAKKLNVLLKEFRLSRNHMAIVVDEYGGVAGLVTIEDVLEQIVGEIDDEHDEAEDPSAQIAIQSDGQYVVDALTPIGDFNERFGATFSDEDYDTIGGLVTEAVGHLPEVGDELALDRFMFRVARADARRVQAFHVTVLPPDAQDDA; encoded by the coding sequence ATGTCAGAAGACGACAGTAGTAGCTCCCCTGCGGAGCACAGTGAAAAGAAGCGCGGCTGGCTTGAACGCCTGACCTCCGCCTTCTCCGGCGAACCCCATACCCGCGACGAGCTGGTCGCTGTCCTGCACACCGCGCAGGAAGAGGGTCTGATCGCCGCCGATACCCTGAAGATGATGGAAGGCGCCATTTCGGTGGCCGAGCTGACCGTGGGCGACGTGATGATCTCGCGCTCGCAGATGGTCTCGCTGCCGGTCGAAGCACCCTTCCTGGAACTGATGAAGCAGGTGGTCGAATCCGGCCATTCGCGCTTCCCGGTGCACGGCGAGAACAAGGACGACATCCTCGGCATCCTGCTGGCCAAGGACCTGCTGCGCGGCGTGGTTGCCGACAACGGCCCGGCCAACGTGCGTGAGCTGCTGCGCCCGGCGGTACTGATCCCGGAGGCGAAGAAGCTCAACGTGCTGCTGAAGGAGTTCCGCCTGTCGCGCAACCACATGGCCATCGTGGTGGACGAGTACGGCGGTGTCGCCGGCCTGGTCACCATCGAGGACGTGCTGGAACAGATCGTCGGCGAGATCGACGACGAGCATGACGAGGCCGAGGATCCGTCGGCGCAGATCGCGATCCAGTCCGACGGCCAGTACGTGGTCGACGCACTGACCCCGATCGGCGACTTCAACGAACGCTTCGGTGCCACCTTCTCCGACGAGGACTACGACACCATCGGTGGCCTAGTCACCGAGGCCGTGGGCCACCTGCCGGAAGTCGGCGACGAACTGGCGCTGGACCGCTTCATGTTCCGCGTGGCCCGCGCCGATGCGCGCCGGGTGCAGGCCTTCCATGTGACCGTGCTGCCGCCGGACGCGCAGGACGACGCTTGA
- a CDS encoding polyamine ABC transporter substrate-binding protein encodes MKLRILTLGLASAMLAACGGGNGGAQDSQVLNVYNYSDYIAEDTIPTFEKESGIKVTYDVFDSDEMVETKLLAGNSGYDVVVPTLNFFGRQIQAGVFLPLDKSKIPNLANLDPAVMKRIATQDPGNQYGVPYMIGTTGIGYNVEMLKQRFGGSTDIANSWDLVFKPENISKMKDCGVTILDTPADMIPIALHYLGLDPHSGDPAELQKAADLLKSIRPYVQNFHSSQYVGSLANGGTCLVVGWSGDIIQARDRAEEASNGVHVAYSIPKEGAPQWFDMLAIPKDAKHPEAAYAFINYLLQPKVAAANTNFIHYANPVPTATPLVDEAIRTDPTIYPPADVAEKMFTYSINTPETDKLYTRLWTEVKTGR; translated from the coding sequence ATGAAGCTGCGTATCCTCACGCTCGGCCTGGCCTCCGCCATGCTTGCCGCCTGTGGCGGTGGCAACGGCGGCGCGCAGGACAGCCAGGTCCTGAACGTCTACAACTACAGCGATTACATCGCCGAGGACACCATCCCGACCTTCGAGAAGGAGAGCGGCATCAAGGTGACCTACGATGTGTTCGACAGCGATGAGATGGTCGAGACCAAGCTGCTGGCCGGCAACAGCGGCTACGACGTGGTGGTGCCGACCCTGAACTTCTTCGGCCGCCAGATCCAGGCCGGCGTGTTCCTGCCGCTGGACAAGAGCAAGATCCCGAACCTGGCCAATCTCGATCCGGCGGTGATGAAGCGCATTGCCACCCAGGACCCTGGCAACCAGTACGGCGTGCCGTACATGATCGGCACCACCGGCATCGGCTACAACGTGGAGATGCTGAAACAGCGTTTCGGTGGCAGCACCGACATCGCCAACAGCTGGGACCTGGTGTTCAAGCCGGAGAACATCAGCAAGATGAAGGACTGCGGCGTGACCATCCTGGACACGCCGGCGGACATGATCCCGATCGCGCTGCACTACCTGGGCCTGGACCCGCACAGCGGCGATCCGGCCGAGCTGCAGAAGGCGGCCGACCTGCTGAAGTCGATCCGCCCGTACGTGCAGAACTTCCACTCCTCGCAGTACGTGGGCTCGCTGGCCAACGGCGGTACCTGCCTGGTGGTCGGCTGGTCGGGTGACATCATCCAGGCCCGTGACCGTGCCGAGGAAGCCAGCAATGGCGTGCACGTGGCCTATTCGATCCCGAAGGAAGGCGCCCCGCAGTGGTTCGACATGCTGGCCATCCCGAAGGACGCCAAGCATCCGGAAGCCGCGTACGCGTTCATCAACTACCTGCTGCAGCCGAAGGTTGCCGCGGCCAACACCAACTTCATCCATTACGCCAACCCGGTGCCGACCGCGACCCCGCTGGTGGACGAGGCGATCCGTACCGACCCGACCATCTACCCGCCGGCCGATGTGGCCGAGAAGATGTTCACGTACTCGATCAACACGCCGGAGACCGACAAGCTCTACACCCGGCTGTGGACCGAGGTGAAGACCGGCCGGTAA
- a CDS encoding NAD-dependent succinate-semialdehyde dehydrogenase has protein sequence MTVEIVDPATGQVTYRHELMGAADIEQRLQAAADAFPGWADHSLQDRGAILRRIAAQLRTRRDDLQQAMTHEMGKLKAEALAEVDKCAAACEYYADHAADYLKPQLIDTEAQRSYVRYEPIGCVFAVMPWNFPIWQVFRFLAPAFMAGNVALLKHASNVPQCADLILAVCRDGGLPDGVFDVLHIDNDQAAEVLRDARVKAVTLTGSERAGRSIASNAGSQLKKSVMELGGSDAFVVLDDADLDKTVAAAVKSRFDNSGQTCIAAKRFIVVEAVADEFTRRFVEAAAERQYGDPDERGTTLAPMARADLRDELHKQVQASVAKGARVLIGGEPIAGTHAGYPATVLDQVGPGMPAYDEELFGPVAAVIRVKDEAEALHVANDTRFGLGGSVWTGDPVRGEGFAQRMECGAAFVNAIVKSDARLPFGGSKQSGFGRELADHGIHEFMNIKTVYVA, from the coding sequence ATGACCGTCGAGATCGTCGACCCGGCCACCGGCCAGGTGACCTACCGCCATGAACTGATGGGCGCTGCCGATATCGAGCAGCGCCTGCAGGCCGCTGCCGATGCCTTCCCCGGCTGGGCCGACCACTCGCTGCAGGATCGTGGTGCCATCCTGCGCCGGATCGCCGCGCAGCTGCGCACGCGCCGCGACGATCTGCAGCAGGCGATGACCCACGAGATGGGCAAGCTCAAGGCCGAGGCGCTGGCCGAGGTCGACAAGTGCGCTGCCGCCTGCGAGTACTACGCCGACCACGCAGCCGACTATCTCAAGCCGCAGCTGATCGACACCGAAGCCCAGCGCAGCTACGTGCGCTACGAACCGATCGGCTGCGTGTTCGCGGTGATGCCATGGAATTTCCCGATCTGGCAGGTGTTCCGCTTCCTGGCCCCGGCGTTCATGGCCGGCAACGTGGCCCTGCTGAAACACGCCAGCAACGTACCGCAGTGCGCCGACCTGATCCTGGCCGTGTGCCGTGACGGGGGTCTACCCGATGGTGTGTTCGACGTGCTGCACATCGACAACGACCAGGCTGCCGAGGTGCTGCGCGACGCACGGGTGAAGGCGGTGACGCTGACCGGCAGCGAGCGGGCAGGGCGCTCGATCGCTTCCAACGCCGGCAGCCAGTTGAAGAAGTCGGTGATGGAGCTGGGTGGTAGTGACGCCTTCGTGGTACTCGACGATGCCGATCTCGACAAGACCGTGGCGGCGGCAGTGAAGTCACGTTTCGACAACAGCGGCCAGACCTGCATCGCGGCCAAGCGCTTCATCGTGGTCGAGGCGGTGGCCGATGAATTCACCCGTCGCTTTGTGGAAGCGGCGGCAGAGCGCCAGTACGGCGATCCTGATGAGCGGGGCACCACGCTGGCGCCAATGGCGCGCGCCGACCTGCGCGACGAACTGCACAAGCAGGTGCAGGCCAGCGTGGCCAAGGGCGCGCGGGTGCTGATCGGCGGCGAGCCGATTGCCGGCACCCATGCCGGCTATCCGGCCACGGTGCTCGACCAGGTGGGTCCTGGCATGCCGGCCTACGACGAGGAACTGTTTGGACCAGTTGCGGCGGTGATCCGGGTCAAGGATGAAGCCGAAGCGCTGCACGTGGCCAACGACACCCGCTTCGGCCTGGGCGGCAGCGTGTGGACCGGCGACCCGGTGCGCGGCGAAGGGTTTGCCCAGCGCATGGAATGCGGTGCGGCATTCGTCAACGCCATCGTCAAGAGTGATGCGCGGCTGCCGTTCGGTGGCAGCAAGCAGTCGGGTTTCGGTCGCGAACTGGCCGACCACGGCATCCATGAGTTCATGAACATCAAGACCGTCTACGTGGCTTGA
- a CDS encoding magnesium and cobalt transport protein CorA yields MAGMSLPASASAPASANPTCVINCVHYDDEGKRHDISLDAISDVIASGNGFVWVGLYDPNEDVLLKLQEEFCLHDLAIEDARNAHQRPKVETYGNSLFVVVTTAQMVDERIQYGETHAFLGPRFLVTVRHGASLSYAPVRARVEREPQLLKMGPSYCLYAVTDFVVDNYLPIVHRFRDTLDLLEKDIFADTYKRSTVVRLYELKRELNKMRMAVAPLQDVLAQIRRYQGDLIPDEVKLYVRDVHDHAVRISDVIDTLREMLGTALSVNLSLVTLAQGETVKRLGAWAALLAAPTLITSWYGMNFSHMPELSEPWSYPLMIVGVGGVCVGLYRLFKRAKWL; encoded by the coding sequence ATGGCGGGCATGTCATTGCCCGCCTCCGCTTCCGCCCCGGCTTCGGCCAACCCTACCTGCGTCATCAACTGCGTCCACTACGATGACGAAGGCAAGCGCCACGACATCAGCCTGGACGCCATCAGCGATGTCATTGCCAGCGGCAACGGCTTCGTCTGGGTCGGCCTGTACGACCCCAATGAAGACGTGCTGTTGAAACTGCAGGAAGAATTCTGCCTGCACGACCTGGCCATCGAGGATGCGCGCAATGCGCACCAGCGGCCCAAGGTCGAGACCTACGGCAATTCGCTGTTCGTGGTGGTGACCACCGCGCAGATGGTCGACGAACGCATCCAGTATGGCGAAACCCATGCCTTCCTCGGCCCGCGCTTCCTGGTGACGGTGCGCCACGGTGCCTCGTTGTCCTACGCCCCGGTACGTGCGCGCGTGGAGCGCGAGCCGCAGCTGCTGAAGATGGGCCCGTCGTACTGCCTGTACGCGGTGACCGACTTCGTGGTCGACAACTACCTGCCGATCGTGCACCGCTTCCGCGACACCCTGGACCTGCTGGAAAAGGACATCTTCGCCGACACCTACAAGCGCAGCACGGTGGTGCGGCTGTACGAGCTCAAGCGCGAACTGAACAAGATGCGCATGGCGGTGGCACCGCTGCAGGATGTGCTGGCCCAGATCCGCCGCTACCAGGGCGATCTGATTCCCGACGAAGTGAAGCTGTACGTGCGTGATGTGCATGACCATGCGGTACGCATCAGCGATGTGATCGACACTCTGCGCGAGATGCTGGGCACCGCGCTGAGCGTGAACCTGTCGCTGGTGACACTGGCGCAGGGCGAGACGGTGAAACGACTGGGTGCCTGGGCTGCACTGCTGGCCGCGCCGACACTGATCACCAGCTGGTACGGCATGAACTTCAGCCACATGCCGGAGCTGAGTGAGCCGTGGTCGTACCCGCTGATGATCGTTGGCGTGGGCGGTGTGTGCGTGGGGTTGTACCGGTTGTTCAAGCGGGCCAAATGGTTGTGA
- a CDS encoding DUF4105 domain-containing protein has product MKRRGLILTLWLALWVLAMALPLAAFAQPAAATPAASIASAESPAPRIGVVTMQPGTVFFERFGHDAIVVVDPLSGEATSYNFGYFDPSEDDFISRFARGDMMYYLVALPLQQDLSYYDETGRGASVQWLDLRPDQARSLAADLAERAKPENARYHYDYYTANCATMVRDTVDKALGGGLQSQLAGRSRGNTYRSESVRLASPAPWMWLGFDVGLGPFADQPLSRWQEAFVPMRLADALRQARNSDGRPLVQSEQELLPHRIAPEPKEFARRWWPWLLCGLVIAAGVLALRRRPRLLAGLALPFWLLCALFGGVLVFLWGFSIHYAAWANRNLLLLSPLAVLLLPGAIALLRRRVPGRMFRVVLWLLAVQAVAALVLHWLSLQAQYNVQWIVLLLPVHVALAWVLARRPHLSETRP; this is encoded by the coding sequence TTGAAGCGCCGCGGCCTGATCCTGACGCTGTGGCTGGCACTGTGGGTGCTGGCCATGGCCCTGCCGCTGGCCGCGTTCGCGCAGCCGGCGGCGGCCACACCTGCAGCGTCCATCGCAAGCGCCGAGTCCCCTGCGCCTCGCATCGGCGTGGTGACCATGCAACCGGGCACGGTGTTCTTCGAGCGATTCGGCCATGACGCCATCGTCGTGGTCGATCCGCTCAGCGGTGAAGCGACCTCGTACAACTTCGGCTACTTCGATCCGTCCGAAGACGATTTCATCAGCCGCTTCGCACGCGGCGACATGATGTACTACCTGGTGGCGCTGCCGCTGCAGCAGGACCTGTCCTACTACGACGAGACCGGCCGTGGCGCCAGCGTGCAGTGGCTGGACCTGCGCCCGGACCAGGCCCGCTCGCTGGCCGCCGACCTGGCCGAACGGGCCAAGCCGGAAAACGCGCGGTACCACTACGATTACTACACCGCCAACTGCGCCACGATGGTGCGCGACACGGTGGACAAGGCACTGGGTGGCGGCCTGCAGTCGCAGCTGGCCGGTCGCTCGCGCGGCAACACCTACCGCAGCGAGTCGGTGCGCCTCGCCTCGCCGGCCCCGTGGATGTGGCTGGGCTTCGACGTCGGCCTGGGGCCGTTCGCCGACCAGCCACTGTCGCGCTGGCAGGAGGCGTTTGTGCCGATGCGCCTGGCCGATGCCCTGCGCCAGGCGCGCAACAGCGATGGCCGGCCGCTGGTGCAGTCCGAACAGGAACTGCTGCCGCACCGCATCGCCCCGGAGCCGAAGGAGTTCGCGCGCCGTTGGTGGCCGTGGCTGCTGTGCGGCCTGGTGATCGCCGCCGGCGTGCTGGCGCTGCGCCGCCGTCCGCGCCTGCTGGCCGGGCTGGCGTTGCCGTTCTGGCTGTTGTGTGCCCTGTTCGGCGGCGTGCTGGTGTTCCTGTGGGGCTTCAGCATCCACTACGCCGCGTGGGCCAACCGCAACCTGCTGCTGCTTTCGCCACTGGCCGTGCTGCTGCTGCCGGGTGCGATCGCCCTGCTGCGCCGGCGCGTGCCGGGCCGCATGTTCAGGGTGGTGCTGTGGCTGCTGGCAGTGCAGGCCGTGGCCGCGCTGGTGCTGCACTGGCTGAGCCTGCAGGCGCAGTACAACGTGCAGTGGATCGTGCTGCTGCTGCCGGTGCACGTCGCCCTGGCGTGGGTGCTGGCGCGTCGTCCTCACTTGTCCGAAACACGGCCCTGA
- a CDS encoding ABC transporter permease subunit has translation MSTAGLKRWLPGLRATVIGIPYLWLLLFFAVPFLIVLMISFSLSRVGSPPYTWLLQYVDGGFSLKLNLENYLALFRDSIYAQAFLSSIRIAAISTFLTLLIGYPMAYAIARLSPAARNVAMMLVVLPSWTSFLIRVYAWKAILDRNGLLDQFLQFTGLQTLMTSLGLPKLQLIDTPTAAYIGIVYCYLPFMVLPLYANLVKHDHRLLEAAYDLGAKPWQAFLRITLPLSKAGIIAGCMLVMIPAIGEFVIPEMLGGSETLMVGRQLWNEFFNNRNWPGASAMAVAMILLLLVPILLFNRSQQRLLEGKQA, from the coding sequence ATGAGCACGGCCGGCCTGAAGCGCTGGCTGCCGGGGCTGCGTGCCACGGTGATCGGCATTCCGTACCTGTGGCTGCTGCTGTTCTTCGCAGTGCCGTTCCTGATCGTGCTGATGATCAGCTTCTCGCTCAGCCGGGTCGGCTCGCCGCCGTACACCTGGCTGCTGCAGTACGTGGACGGCGGCTTCTCGCTGAAGCTGAACCTGGAAAACTACCTGGCGCTGTTCCGCGATTCGATCTATGCCCAGGCCTTCCTGAGCTCGATCAGGATCGCAGCGATCTCGACTTTCCTGACCCTGCTGATCGGCTACCCGATGGCCTATGCCATCGCCCGCCTGTCACCGGCCGCGCGCAATGTGGCGATGATGCTGGTGGTGCTGCCTTCGTGGACCTCGTTCCTGATCCGCGTGTATGCGTGGAAGGCGATCCTGGACCGCAACGGCCTGCTCGACCAGTTCCTGCAGTTCACCGGCCTGCAGACGCTGATGACCAGCCTGGGCCTGCCCAAGCTGCAGCTGATCGATACGCCGACCGCCGCCTATATCGGCATCGTCTACTGCTACCTGCCGTTCATGGTGCTGCCGCTGTACGCCAACCTGGTCAAGCATGACCACCGGCTGCTGGAAGCGGCCTACGACCTCGGTGCCAAGCCGTGGCAGGCGTTCCTGCGCATTACCCTGCCGCTGTCGAAGGCGGGCATCATCGCCGGCTGCATGCTGGTGATGATTCCGGCCATCGGTGAATTCGTGATCCCGGAAATGCTGGGCGGCTCGGAAACGCTGATGGTCGGCCGCCAGCTGTGGAACGAGTTCTTCAACAATCGCAACTGGCCGGGCGCCTCGGCGATGGCGGTGGCGATGATCCTGTTGCTGCTGGTGCCGATCCTGCTGTTCAACCGTTCCCAGCAGCGCCTGCTGGAAGGGAAGCAGGCATGA
- a CDS encoding ABC transporter permease subunit, whose translation MSPRTAKGLGLGVLLLGFAFLYLPILLLMFYSFNSSRLAMVWAGFSTRAYSDLFADRALMDAMWTSLVVAFWTACTATVLGTLAAMVMTRFKRFRGKPLFGALVTAPLVMPDVILGFSLMALLASMGAIPGFPARGLTTIWIAHVTFTLCFVTVVVSSRLQEMDLSLEEAAMDLGASRLTVFGRITLPIIAPALVAGWLLAFTLSLDDVVVASFVATPGSTTLPMKVFASVRMGISPKINALATLLVSAVSIAAVIGWYINARAEKRRQRDLQLARQDNG comes from the coding sequence ATGAGCCCGCGTACCGCCAAGGGCCTGGGGCTGGGCGTGCTGCTGCTCGGCTTCGCCTTCCTGTACCTGCCGATCCTGCTGCTGATGTTCTACTCGTTCAACAGCTCGCGGCTGGCGATGGTCTGGGCCGGGTTCTCCACCCGCGCCTACAGCGACCTGTTCGCCGACCGCGCGCTGATGGACGCGATGTGGACCAGCCTGGTGGTGGCGTTCTGGACCGCCTGCACCGCCACCGTGCTGGGCACGCTGGCGGCGATGGTGATGACCCGCTTCAAGCGCTTCCGCGGCAAGCCGCTGTTCGGTGCGCTGGTGACCGCGCCGCTGGTGATGCCGGATGTGATCCTGGGCTTCTCGCTGATGGCGCTGCTGGCCTCGATGGGCGCGATTCCCGGCTTCCCGGCACGCGGCCTGACCACCATCTGGATCGCCCACGTCACCTTCACCCTGTGCTTCGTCACGGTGGTGGTGTCCTCGCGCCTGCAGGAAATGGACCTGTCGCTGGAAGAAGCGGCGATGGACCTGGGTGCGAGCCGGCTGACCGTGTTCGGCCGCATCACCCTGCCGATCATCGCGCCGGCGCTGGTGGCGGGCTGGCTGCTGGCCTTCACCCTGTCGCTGGATGACGTGGTGGTGGCGAGTTTCGTCGCCACACCGGGTTCGACCACGTTGCCGATGAAGGTGTTCGCCTCGGTGCGCATGGGCATCAGCCCGAAGATCAACGCGTTGGCCACGCTGCTGGTGTCGGCGGTGTCGATCGCCGCAGTGATCGGCTGGTACATCAATGCGCGGGCGGAGAAGCGGCGCCAGCGCGACCTGCAGCTGGCGAGGCAGGACAACGGCTGA
- a CDS encoding flavin-containing monooxygenase produces the protein MPPIKALHGPIPLIPPVSPSPLPSRPSSSVPPGLPLAIIGAGQAGLSLSALLQEAGVEHRVLEAETVGASWQRRWDSFQTNTANATMALHGHAYAGDDPEGFMGAPEVIRRLRDYADERVLPISEGCAVHRVAPECGGYAIDSSEGLIHARAVVVATGEYRRARMPRVPFAPAPGLAVLHSGNYRSAHQLPDGAVLVIGGGQSGAQIAQDLRDSGRSVHWSLAQRHSHTRRLRGKDSMTWWDMAGRIHQHVSEAAAVLAGQPDALRKARTAEFPLISGKGSAGLGSSISLLAMHRAGIRLLGRLQEFNGNIARFADVRPQLRTAIEATRTEYDYLDSLASAYYATRPEPRTDDARYIPEEVYLHWEPDASPRELDLQAAGIRSVVLATGFVAEWPWLDVPGALDAHGYPLGEFGVSPQPGLFFIGMHNLQRMSSSFLCNGGRDARDLLPAILHHLGRSDRADSDAG, from the coding sequence ATGCCTCCGATCAAGGCCTTGCATGGACCCATCCCGTTGATTCCCCCCGTCAGCCCCTCCCCTCTCCCTTCCCGTCCGTCGTCATCCGTGCCCCCAGGGCTGCCGCTGGCCATCATCGGCGCCGGCCAGGCCGGGTTGTCCCTCAGCGCACTCCTGCAGGAGGCCGGCGTCGAGCATCGCGTGCTGGAGGCCGAAACCGTGGGTGCCAGCTGGCAGCGGCGCTGGGATTCGTTCCAGACCAACACCGCCAACGCGACCATGGCCCTGCACGGTCATGCCTATGCGGGCGATGACCCGGAAGGCTTCATGGGCGCCCCGGAGGTGATCCGTCGGCTCCGCGACTATGCCGACGAGCGCGTGTTGCCGATCAGCGAGGGGTGCGCGGTACATCGGGTCGCACCCGAGTGCGGCGGCTATGCCATCGACAGCAGCGAGGGGCTGATCCATGCCCGCGCGGTGGTGGTCGCGACCGGTGAGTACCGCCGTGCGCGGATGCCCCGGGTCCCCTTCGCGCCCGCGCCCGGCCTTGCCGTGCTGCACTCGGGCAACTACCGCAGTGCCCACCAGCTGCCCGATGGCGCAGTGCTGGTCATCGGTGGTGGGCAGTCCGGTGCGCAGATCGCCCAGGACCTGCGCGACAGCGGTCGCAGCGTGCACTGGTCACTGGCCCAGCGTCATTCGCATACCCGCCGGCTGCGCGGCAAGGACTCGATGACCTGGTGGGACATGGCCGGGCGCATCCACCAGCATGTGAGTGAAGCGGCCGCCGTACTGGCCGGACAACCGGATGCGCTGCGCAAGGCCCGCACCGCGGAGTTCCCGCTGATCTCCGGCAAGGGAAGTGCCGGCCTGGGCAGCTCGATCAGCCTGCTGGCGATGCACCGCGCAGGCATCAGGTTGCTGGGCCGGCTGCAGGAATTCAATGGAAACATCGCCCGCTTCGCCGATGTCCGCCCGCAGCTGCGCACCGCGATCGAGGCGACACGGACCGAATACGACTATCTCGATTCGCTGGCCAGCGCGTACTACGCCACGCGTCCCGAGCCACGCACCGACGATGCCCGCTACATTCCGGAGGAGGTCTATCTGCACTGGGAACCGGACGCATCCCCGCGCGAACTGGATCTGCAGGCCGCGGGCATCCGCTCGGTGGTGCTGGCCACCGGCTTCGTCGCCGAATGGCCCTGGCTCGACGTACCGGGCGCGCTGGATGCACATGGCTACCCGCTCGGCGAGTTCGGTGTTTCACCACAACCGGGGCTGTTCTTCATCGGCATGCACAACCTGCAGCGGATGAGTTCGTCATTCCTGTGCAACGGCGGTCGCGATGCACGCGACCTGCTGCCTGCCATCCTGCATCACCTTGGCCGGAGCGACAGGGCCGACTCCGACGCAGGGTAA
- the ybeY gene encoding rRNA maturation RNase YbeY, whose amino-acid sequence MTRGPVRLDVTVSYALPRAGLPAAVSFRKWVAAALKGRIREADLAIRVVDAKEGQSLNRHYRGKDYATNVLSFPAEVPEGLPKGVKFPLLGDLVICAPVVAREADEQGKALNAHYAHLTVHGVLHLLGWDHEDDKEAEAMEQLEREILAELGIADPYAGER is encoded by the coding sequence ATGACCCGTGGTCCCGTGCGACTGGACGTCACCGTCAGTTATGCCCTGCCGCGTGCCGGCCTGCCGGCGGCAGTGAGTTTCCGCAAGTGGGTGGCCGCCGCGTTGAAGGGCCGCATCCGCGAGGCCGATCTGGCCATCCGCGTGGTCGATGCCAAGGAAGGACAGTCGTTGAACCGCCATTACCGCGGCAAGGACTACGCCACCAACGTGCTCAGCTTCCCGGCCGAAGTGCCCGAAGGCCTGCCCAAGGGCGTCAAGTTCCCGCTGCTGGGTGACCTGGTGATCTGTGCTCCGGTCGTGGCACGGGAGGCCGACGAACAGGGCAAGGCGCTCAATGCCCATTACGCGCATCTGACCGTACACGGCGTGCTGCACCTGCTTGGCTGGGACCACGAGGACGACAAGGAAGCCGAGGCGATGGAGCAGCTGGAGCGGGAGATCCTGGCCGAGCTGGGCATCGCCGACCCCTACGCCGGCGAGCGCTGA